From a single Marinobacter sp. THAF197a genomic region:
- a CDS encoding ZrgA family zinc uptake protein: MFYPRASARSATLLLSLSLAAWPVLASDNPGAHQHGHADLQMAIDNERVDLLLLSPAYNLIGFEHKPRTDEQQQRVNDAEQWASETAIINTVAGNCTLVSSAMHVGWGEAKDDGHKHDHGHSHSHSHNHDHDHDHDSGHADIEITQTLNCPNLSESAQFETGLMARFPELQHLNVQWVGPLGQGATRLSPGNIQFRLTR, from the coding sequence ATGTTTTACCCACGCGCATCCGCACGTTCTGCAACCCTGCTGCTATCACTCAGCCTGGCCGCATGGCCGGTTCTAGCCTCCGACAACCCGGGCGCACACCAGCATGGGCACGCCGATCTGCAAATGGCGATTGATAACGAGCGCGTAGATCTGCTGCTTCTCTCACCCGCCTACAACCTGATCGGCTTCGAGCACAAGCCCCGCACTGATGAACAGCAACAACGGGTGAACGACGCCGAACAATGGGCCAGTGAAACTGCCATAATCAATACCGTGGCGGGCAACTGCACCCTGGTCTCCAGCGCCATGCACGTGGGCTGGGGTGAAGCGAAAGACGACGGCCACAAGCATGACCATGGTCACAGCCATAGCCATAGTCACAATCATGACCACGACCATGACCACGACTCCGGTCACGCAGACATCGAAATTACCCAGACGCTCAACTGCCCGAATCTATCGGAGTCCGCTCAGTTCGAAACCGGCCTGATGGCCCGCTTCCCTGAACTCCAACACCTGAACGTGCAGTGGGTCGGCCCACTGGGACAAGGCGCCACACGTCTGTCACCGGGTAACATCCAGTTCCGGCTGACCCGGTAG
- a CDS encoding ATP-binding cassette domain-containing protein, with product MTRQLAFRWPGQTTATAFPDIRLAQGEHLFLHGPSGTGKSTLLGLLAGMLAPESGTIELLGQPMSSLKVGARDRFRANHMGVIFQQFNLVPYLSAMANVTLPCRLSAVRRTRTSPDPETSAADLLRQLAIPDDHWHKGVTELSVGQQQRVAAARALIGAPEVILADEPTSALDADNRDRFLDLLLALAEQRRSSVIFVSHDRALASHFHHQQALGATP from the coding sequence GTGACACGCCAACTGGCCTTTCGATGGCCCGGCCAGACAACCGCCACGGCCTTTCCCGATATCCGGCTTGCCCAGGGAGAGCATCTGTTCCTGCATGGCCCCAGCGGCACCGGCAAGAGTACTCTGCTGGGATTACTGGCGGGTATGCTGGCCCCGGAGTCGGGCACCATCGAACTTCTGGGACAGCCGATGTCCAGCCTGAAGGTCGGCGCTCGCGACCGGTTCCGGGCAAATCACATGGGCGTGATCTTCCAGCAGTTCAACCTGGTGCCTTACCTGAGCGCGATGGCCAACGTGACCTTGCCCTGCCGCCTGTCTGCGGTACGCCGCACCCGCACCAGCCCAGACCCTGAGACATCGGCAGCGGACCTGCTCAGGCAGCTGGCGATCCCGGATGACCACTGGCACAAAGGCGTGACCGAACTCTCCGTTGGCCAGCAACAGCGGGTGGCGGCTGCCCGGGCACTGATTGGCGCGCCGGAAGTCATCCTGGCTGATGAGCCAACCTCGGCACTGGATGCCGACAACCGGGACCGTTTTCTGGACCTGCTACTGGCGTTGGCTGAACAGCGGCGCAGCTCGGTTATCTTTGTCAGCCATGACCGCGCACTGGCCAGCCACTTCCATCACCAACAAGCTTTGGGAGCGACCCCATGA
- the pepP gene encoding Xaa-Pro aminopeptidase has translation MTSMISVKEFAERRRKLMDRMAPDSIAILPAAPERVRNRDVLHPFRQDSDFQYLTGFGEPEAVLALIPGREHGETVLFCKERNPEKELWDGFLVGPEGAIERFGMDDAFPISDIDDILPGMIEGRSRVYYPLGKDHAFDNRVMDWVKVIRSKVRAGAHPPGEFVALEHLLHDMRLYKSSAEVKVMAKAGQISAEAHCRAMKRARRGGYEYNLEAELIHTFMEHGARSTAYPSIVGGGANGCILHYIENSAPLKDGDLVLIDAGCELDCYASDITRTFPVSGRFSPEQKALYEVVLAAQYAAIDAVRPGNHWNHPHEAALKVLTQGLIDLGLLSGSLDDAIASEAYKPFFMHRTGHWLGLDVHDVGDYKVGDAWRELEPGMALTVEPGLYIAPDNANVDAKWRGIGIRIEDDVVVTKEGCRVLTGDVPKTIAEIEALMAD, from the coding sequence ATGACCTCAATGATTTCCGTTAAAGAGTTTGCTGAGCGTCGGCGCAAGTTGATGGACCGTATGGCACCAGACAGCATCGCTATCCTGCCGGCGGCCCCGGAACGGGTCAGAAACCGGGACGTGTTGCATCCGTTCCGCCAGGACAGCGATTTCCAGTATCTGACTGGCTTCGGTGAGCCCGAAGCCGTGCTGGCTCTGATTCCCGGCCGTGAGCACGGTGAAACCGTGCTGTTTTGCAAAGAGCGGAACCCGGAGAAAGAACTGTGGGACGGTTTCCTGGTGGGGCCGGAGGGCGCCATTGAGCGCTTCGGTATGGACGATGCCTTTCCGATTTCCGACATCGACGACATCCTGCCCGGAATGATTGAAGGCCGCAGCCGGGTCTATTACCCGCTGGGCAAGGACCACGCCTTTGATAACCGGGTGATGGACTGGGTCAAGGTTATCCGCAGCAAAGTGCGCGCAGGCGCCCATCCTCCCGGAGAGTTCGTGGCCCTGGAACACCTGCTGCACGACATGCGTTTGTACAAGAGCTCGGCAGAAGTGAAGGTGATGGCCAAGGCTGGTCAGATCAGTGCCGAGGCTCATTGCCGTGCCATGAAACGGGCGCGCCGGGGCGGTTACGAGTACAACCTGGAAGCCGAACTGATTCATACCTTCATGGAACACGGTGCCCGCTCGACGGCGTATCCTTCCATCGTGGGTGGCGGTGCCAACGGTTGCATCCTGCATTACATCGAGAACAGCGCGCCCCTGAAAGACGGAGACCTGGTGTTGATCGATGCCGGGTGCGAGCTGGACTGTTACGCCTCCGATATCACCCGTACTTTCCCGGTCAGCGGCCGGTTCAGCCCGGAACAGAAAGCCCTGTACGAAGTGGTGCTGGCGGCCCAGTACGCAGCGATTGATGCTGTGCGGCCCGGTAACCACTGGAACCATCCCCACGAAGCGGCACTGAAGGTGCTTACCCAGGGGTTAATTGACCTGGGGCTGCTCTCTGGTTCACTCGATGACGCCATCGCCAGTGAGGCCTACAAGCCCTTCTTTATGCATCGGACCGGTCATTGGCTGGGCCTGGATGTGCACGATGTGGGCGACTACAAGGTGGGTGATGCCTGGCGTGAACTGGAGCCGGGCATGGCGTTGACGGTGGAGCCCGGGCTCTACATCGCCCCGGACAACGCCAATGTAGACGCCAAATGGCGCGGCATTGGTATTCGCATTGAAGACGATGTGGTGGTCACCAAAGAAGGTTGCCGGGTTCTGACTGGCGATGTTCCGAAGACCATTGCCGAGATTGAAGCGCTGATGGCGGACTGA
- a CDS encoding DUF3299 domain-containing protein, with protein MFDTLQTRNLLARLGPMILLMVSSIALAEPREIDWLELMPAEDLALLESMPEIEHEGDGPALLPDEIMTGRVVPEMGNVEGRIPGFVVPLKVTNDMRILEFFLVPYYGACIHVPPPPPNQIIHVKYEEGFTLRALYDPVWIEGELVIERTENDLGTSSYSLVATSVKPYSE; from the coding sequence ATGTTCGATACCTTGCAAACCCGGAACCTGCTTGCGCGGCTTGGACCGATGATACTGCTGATGGTTTCATCCATTGCACTGGCAGAGCCGCGGGAGATCGACTGGCTGGAACTGATGCCGGCCGAGGATCTGGCGTTGCTGGAGAGTATGCCGGAAATTGAACACGAAGGAGACGGCCCCGCCCTGTTGCCGGATGAAATCATGACCGGCCGGGTTGTTCCGGAGATGGGTAACGTTGAAGGCCGGATTCCGGGTTTTGTCGTGCCCCTGAAAGTCACCAACGACATGCGTATCCTCGAGTTCTTCCTGGTCCCCTACTACGGCGCCTGCATTCATGTGCCTCCGCCACCACCGAACCAGATTATTCACGTCAAATATGAAGAAGGATTCACGCTCCGGGCTTTGTATGACCCGGTGTGGATAGAAGGCGAATTGGTCATCGAACGTACCGAGAATGATCTCGGTACGTCCTCCTACTCGCTGGTAGCGACGTCGGTCAAACCCTACAGCGAGTAG
- a CDS encoding UPF0149 family protein, with amino-acid sequence MSDTDSTGAARAAEFERWANVYTTHKAFSHPSELHGALCGRLAAGSRIQEDEWLAMVCEQMGLGTQAMEESGDLAPFMNGAYQTALAQLQSSDLSFHPLLPDDDYAIDQRLEALVAWVRGFLEGMALAAGASLGQAPDEIRELIEDMVAISQLSEDEESDEESEQQLLEITEYIRLGALAVFTEFNEPEKPANTPTLH; translated from the coding sequence ATGTCTGACACCGATAGCACAGGTGCTGCCCGCGCCGCTGAATTTGAACGCTGGGCCAACGTTTACACCACACACAAGGCGTTCAGCCACCCCTCTGAGCTGCACGGTGCATTGTGTGGTCGATTGGCGGCCGGTTCCCGTATTCAGGAAGACGAGTGGCTGGCCATGGTTTGTGAACAGATGGGGCTTGGCACCCAGGCCATGGAAGAGTCCGGGGATCTGGCGCCCTTTATGAACGGCGCCTACCAGACGGCGCTGGCGCAGTTGCAGTCGTCAGACCTCAGTTTTCACCCGTTGCTGCCGGATGACGATTACGCCATTGATCAGCGCCTTGAGGCACTGGTGGCCTGGGTTCGGGGTTTCCTGGAAGGCATGGCACTGGCGGCCGGAGCATCCTTGGGGCAGGCTCCGGACGAGATTCGCGAGCTGATTGAAGACATGGTGGCTATCAGCCAGTTGTCGGAAGATGAAGAATCGGATGAAGAAAGCGAGCAGCAGTTGCTGGAGATCACCGAATACATCCGGCTGGGTGCCCTGGCGGTATTTACCGAGTTTAACGAACCGGAAAAACCGGCCAACACCCCGACCCTGCATTGA